In Deltaproteobacteria bacterium, a single window of DNA contains:
- the narH gene encoding nitrate reductase subunit beta: MVMDVRAQLSMSFHLDKCIGCHTCSVSCKNVWTTRQGAEYMWWNNVETKPGAGYPLTWEDQERYRGGWELDGGELRLKLLKGPGKLRTLANIFFQPNLPTIDDYYEPFTFDYDNLFNAPAGNDQPVARPKSLITGEFMSKISIGPNWDDDFGGSPLYAANDPNLKGLSDSQKLMLTKFHKLFYFYFPRICNHCLNPGCVASCPSGALYKRGEDGIVLIDQDTCRAWRFCVSACPYKKPYYNWNTGKSEKCIFCYPRTETAQANACAHACTGRIRFVGALLYDADKIESVAKSPDDRIVEAMRDAILDPCDPKVVEAARANGMEDNWIRAAQNSPAYNLFKKWRIALPNHPEFRTVPMNFYIPPLSPILHQAKGDQPGGTYDPESMEFFNDVNLMRIPVKYLANLLSAGNESLVIESLKKQMACRMYTRQQRVGDVGEAKVKAALSEVGLTPQDAEDIVRLVALGTFQERFVIPETHRESKTTVDPRTMYEKRGSIGFGQKKKEFLGRQF, translated from the coding sequence ATGGTAATGGACGTCAGAGCCCAACTTTCAATGAGCTTTCACCTTGACAAGTGCATAGGTTGTCATACGTGCAGCGTGTCTTGCAAAAACGTATGGACCACGCGTCAGGGTGCGGAATACATGTGGTGGAACAACGTTGAGACCAAGCCGGGCGCCGGTTATCCTCTTACCTGGGAAGACCAGGAGAGGTACAGGGGCGGCTGGGAACTCGACGGCGGGGAATTGAGGCTTAAACTCCTCAAAGGCCCGGGGAAGCTTAGGACGCTGGCCAACATTTTCTTCCAGCCCAATCTTCCGACGATAGACGATTACTACGAGCCGTTCACGTTCGACTACGATAACCTGTTCAACGCCCCGGCCGGAAACGATCAGCCGGTTGCGAGACCGAAGTCGCTCATCACGGGCGAGTTCATGAGCAAGATATCGATAGGCCCGAACTGGGACGACGACTTCGGAGGCTCGCCTCTGTATGCCGCGAACGACCCGAACCTTAAGGGCCTTTCCGACTCGCAGAAGCTTATGCTCACGAAGTTCCATAAGCTGTTCTACTTCTACTTCCCGAGGATATGCAACCATTGTTTGAACCCCGGTTGCGTAGCATCGTGCCCCTCCGGCGCTCTCTATAAGAGAGGCGAAGACGGAATCGTGCTCATCGACCAGGACACCTGCCGTGCATGGAGGTTCTGTGTTAGCGCATGTCCGTACAAGAAGCCGTATTACAACTGGAACACCGGTAAGAGCGAGAAGTGCATATTCTGCTATCCGAGGACCGAAACGGCCCAGGCCAACGCCTGCGCCCATGCCTGCACAGGCAGGATCAGGTTCGTTGGAGCGCTCCTTTACGACGCAGACAAGATAGAGAGCGTTGCCAAGAGCCCCGACGACAGGATAGTGGAAGCAATGAGGGACGCCATACTCGACCCGTGCGATCCGAAGGTAGTCGAGGCCGCAAGGGCAAACGGTATGGAAGACAACTGGATAAGGGCCGCGCAGAATTCTCCTGCTTACAATCTCTTCAAGAAGTGGAGAATAGCGCTCCCGAACCATCCTGAGTTCAGGACCGTTCCGATGAACTTCTACATACCGCCACTTTCTCCGATCCTTCACCAGGCCAAGGGCGACCAGCCCGGCGGCACCTATGATCCGGAGAGCATGGAGTTCTTCAACGACGTGAACCTCATGAGGATACCGGTGAAGTATCTCGCCAACCTGCTTAGCGCCGGCAACGAGAGCCTCGTAATAGAGTCGCTCAAGAAGCAGATGGCCTGCAGGATGTACACCAGACAGCAGAGGGTCGGTGACGTAGGCGAGGCGAAGGTAAAGGCAGCTCTTAGCGAAGTGGGGCTTACCCCGCAGGACGCCGAGGACATCGTAAGGCTCGTTGCTCTCGGAACGTTCCAGGAGCGTTTCGTAATACCGGAGACGCACCGCGAGAGCAAGACCACGGTGGACCCGAGGACCATGTACGAGAAGAGGGGCTCCATCGGCTTTGGCCAGAAGAAGAAAGAGTTCCTGGGTAGACAGTTCTAA
- a CDS encoding molecular chaperone TorD family protein has translation MQATIQDNLYSLFAVAFDYPTEYTLDAARRSLELLKGRPEYPQSAANEVAAFIEGFEGQSLSDIQGVYSYTFEIASGEYTLDLGYHLFDGFKRANALLALKETYKRCGFDYDAIAKGELPDHLPVVLKFLASLEDKELVAEIRETFLIRALEGLAKNFAKKTDAVYGHLVKAILAVIDTDVKVAGANKKPAGKA, from the coding sequence ATGCAGGCTACTATTCAGGATAATCTGTACTCTCTGTTTGCGGTAGCGTTCGACTACCCGACTGAATACACGCTCGATGCGGCCCGGAGGAGTCTTGAGCTCCTCAAGGGCCGCCCCGAGTACCCTCAGTCGGCTGCGAATGAAGTGGCTGCGTTCATAGAAGGGTTCGAGGGGCAGAGCCTTAGCGACATCCAGGGTGTGTACTCGTACACATTCGAGATAGCGAGCGGCGAATACACCCTTGACCTCGGCTACCATCTCTTTGACGGCTTCAAAAGGGCTAATGCTCTACTGGCGCTAAAGGAGACCTACAAGAGATGCGGATTCGATTACGACGCTATAGCAAAAGGCGAGCTTCCCGACCACCTGCCTGTAGTGCTTAAGTTCCTTGCCTCTCTCGAGGATAAGGAGTTGGTGGCGGAGATAAGAGAGACCTTTCTTATAAGGGCTCTCGAGGGGCTTGCCAAGAACTTCGCAAAGAAGACCGACGCAGTATACGGGCATCTTGTGAAGGCCATACTCGCTGTGATAGACACGGACGTGAAGGTCGCCGGAGC